The following nucleotide sequence is from Alkalihalobacillus sp. LMS39.
ACTTAATGATGCGACTAATCACTATGTCACGGTAACGGGAAGACAACCTGATTTTCAATTTGAGCCGATTGTATTTCATTCATTTCAAGATGGGTTACAAAAATTAAAACAAACGAAGGTGGACTACAGGTCTCGTAGTAATAGAGCCGATTCAACTCGAAAAACAGATTATGGCTCAGAGCCTTTTGTTGTCAATATTGAACAAGCGACAAAACAAAACAACACATTTCGAACAGCCATATGGACAGGTGAGCATTTGCAAGTGACATTAATGAGTATTGATGTGGGTGATGATATTGGCTTGGAATTACATCCAGATGTCGATCAATTTCTCCGGGTTGAGCATGGACTTGGGCTTGTGCAAATGGGCGACAGCGAGCATCATTTAAATTTTCTAGAACGAGTGTCTAATGATGATGTCATTTTAGTTCCAGCAGGCAAATGGCATAACCTTACGAATATAGGCAATGTTCCTTTGAAGCTATACTCTATATATGCACCGCCTGAACATCCGTATGGTACAGTTCATGAAACAAAAGCTGTCGCGATGGCAGCGGAACACCGTGGTTGATTTAGTTACGGACATTTATTCCGCTATGATAGAGATTTTATCGGTTTAGCAAGACTTTACGGACATACAGTACGTTATTCTGGTATTATTGAAAGGAAATACTGCGGGAAATGAACAATAACGGAACAGATGTCCGAACGCTTCATAAAATCGCCTGTTTTCTTGAATTTAGCGGAATTGATGTCCGTTAGCATCAATACGTCAAGCATAAAGAAAGGATAGCTCTTCCTCAGAGCTATCCTTTTCCATTGAAGCATTGAAAAGAAAAGACGATCCTGCGTTTTTCTTAATGGAGGGCATTTGAATTGTGTGTTATAGGGTTCTATTGGACAAAACAAGAGTAAAATCAGAGAGAAGTGTCTAATAGGAAGGTTCTATTAGACAAAACGAGTGCAAAATCGGATAGAAATGTCTAATAGAAGGGTTCTATTGGACAAAACAAGAGCAAAATCGGAGAGAAGTGTCTAATAGAAGCCTTCTATCAGCTATGTTTGTTTAGTGTGCCATGAAAAGGAAAAGATACTTTTGATGTGGTAAGAGATTTTGATTTAACGGACGGTAGCGAACCGATGACACCACCAATGTTTTCCTGTGAAACTTGTGGAGGAGGAGTGTATCCTGAGTATTATAATGGGCTACATGGAGTAGAGTACAGGCTTTCAGAATTGCAGGAAACAAAAAAGGACTGAGTGAGGTGGGTTTCCTCACTCAGTTTTTCTTAAAAGAAAAGACGCTCCCGCGTTTTTCTTACAACTGTTTAATTTGTAGTGTTAATTCGTTAAAGCGCTGATCGAGCTGACTATAGTCTTTATGGTCTGGTGTGAGAAAGCTTAATTTACCTAACACCTCTTGTCTTTCGGTTTCAAGTTGAAGCCGTAGTTGTTCCGTCTCATCTTGTTGCGGCGCACTTTCTTGTAATTTTTTCTGAATAGATTCGTTTGCAATGACGAGTTTTGCTGTCGTTGTCTTTTCAATAAAATATCGGTCATGCGAAACAACTAATAATGTCCCTTGATATTGGGATAATGTGTCTTCTAGTTGCTCGCGCGAGGCTAAATCGAGATGGTTTGTTGGTTCATCTAAAATCAGTACATCTTTCTCTTCTAATATGAACTTCATCAGCTTACATTTCACACGCTCTCCCATACTCATATGAGAAATAGGCTCTGTCCATTGTGTTGCGGAAAATCCTAAATGACGCATGATGTTTTGAACGTGGCCACGTGCAGCAAACGTTTCTTGATAAAATAATTGTGCTGGTGTTTGCTCAAGGGGCAAGTCAAACACTTCTTGTGTTAAATAGCCGATGTTTGCTGATGGCGAAATCCAAATAACACCGTCATCTGCTTTGTCTGCACCCGTGATTAAGTTCAGTAACGTTGTTTTTCCACTTCCATTCGGCCCAATAATGGCTACTTTTTCGCCATGGCCAATCGTAAAGCTAGCGTCTTGAAACAAGAGTCGCTCGTTAATCGATTTCCTAAGTTGTTTCACTTCTAAAAAACGTTTCCCTTGCTTTTGTTTTGCGTTCATTGCAAACGTAACGATATATTCATCTTCAGGTCGTTCGACTTTTGCTTTGTTTAACTCGTTTTCAAGTCGACGTTGCTTCGATTTTACTTGCGTGTCCATCCGCTTTGCTTTAGCACGATAATACTCCTTAAACCCTTCCTGTTTCGTTGATTGTGCATGAGCTTTAGTTGACCATGATGTCAATTCTTTGATTTGACCTTCAATTTGGTCGATTCGTTTTTGTTGTTTCTCATATTCTCGCTGTTGAGTTTGTCTTCGTTCTGTTCGGGCTTCTATATAACTTGAATAATTTCCTTTATGACTGAAAAGTGTTTGATTTTCGAGCGACCATATTTTAGTGGCTATAAGGTCTAAAAAGTAGCGGTCATGGGAGACAAACACTATCGTCCCTTTAAAGTCTTTCATGTACTTTGCCAGAGTCTCAACACTTTGTTCATCAAGATGATTTGTTGGTTCATCTAATAATAGAAGGTCTGTATCGTGAGCGAACCCTTTTGCGAGTCTTGCTTTCAGCTTTTCTCCACCACTCAGGCTAGAAAAATCATGATTGGGGACAGCCCATTTATCTAACAATTTTTCTTCTTGTGGAGTCATATCGTAAAACGTATATGTTTCTGTTTCTTGCTCGACTATTGTAATCATAATGTCGGTTTGAACAAAATTGATTTCTCCATTGGTAGGAGTTAGCTCATTGTGTAAAAGCTGTAGCAATGTTGTTTTCCCAGATCCGTTTTTCCCGATAATCCCAATTCTGTCTCCTTGTTGAACATTAGCTGTTACCTTTTCAAAAAGAACAAAATCGTTTATTTCAACTGATATATTTTGTAATCGTAGTAATTCCTTCATTATAACATCCCCTAATCAAGGGAGAACCAAAATAATCCTCCCAATTCATTTGGAAGGATTAGTCATATTTTATCCATAGTAAATAAACGATAGAAGCATACTATGATAGTAATAGAAAAATAGGCAGACTAATCCCTTATTTAAATCCTTCGAAATTTTCACTTCAAATTCTAAAAATAATGATTAGTTATACATCGGCCACCCATCATTCCTTTCCTCATTCAGTACGTAAATTGTAGCACTTAGGAGGGGGGGAGGCAAGTGGAATTTAGTAAATGTTTACAAATGAAAGGAAATTAATGTTAAAGTAATAGTAACTAAGGTTAGGGGGAGATAACGTGTCTTCAGTGGTCGAATATAATACTCAAAGAACTTGCGGGGTATGGCTTTTCTATATCGGAAGTATTATTATTGTTGCTGCACTTCTTGGACGAGAGCTGTTAATACAGCCATTTATTCTTGGGTTTGGTTTTTTTATTGGTTATATTGGAATATTTAGTTTTCCTTATGTTAATCGCAAACTTGCTTATGGGAAAAGTTCAAAGTTTCAAGACCGAATGGATAACCTTTCTGTTATCGTAAATGTAATTTTATGTACATTATGTGGATGGCTCATTGGTTTTAGTGATTTGCGTTTACTATGGTTATGTATTTTCCTTGCCGTAGGTTTTCACTTTTTTGGCTTTTATTTTTCACAAGGTAAAGTGATGCTATGGTTAGCTGCTTTGACTATGATAAACGCAGCGGCAGGATTACTATTTGCTAGTATCCCTTTTCTTATTTTTGCTTTAATAGATGGTCTAATAAAAATAGTGTTCGGTGTGAAGATGTTACAAATGAAACAACAAGTGAAAAAGAACAAAGCTGATACAGTGTCTATATCGTAGGTTATGAATATATTTCAGAAAAATCTGTACGTTTATAGAATCTGTATGGTATAGTAATAAAAATTACATATCGTGTAAGAGTTGGTGCCAAGCTGCGGTTTGGCTTAAAAGGGAAGAACGGTGAAAATCCGTCGCTGTCCCGCAACTGTAAATCGGAGCGAACCACATAAACCACTGTCCAAGGACGGGAAGGAGTGAGGAGCGTTGATGATAAGCCAGGAGACCTGCCAATCTCTAGTACACACCAAATACCTACGTGGAAATAGGTGGTGCCATTCATTTGTACGACAGACGAGTTAAGATTGCGATGCTTCATTAAGCATGCTTATTTATGCGTCATTTAACTTGAATGTAAAGCCATTTCCTATTGCGGGAGATGGCTTTTTGTATTTGGAATATGTAATAAAAATGAACATGGGGAGGATGAAAGATGAATTTATTAAGCACCACGATTGGGTATCCATATATTGGAGAAAAGCGAGAGTGGAAACGTTGTGTCGAATCGTATTGGAAAGGAAACATGGACGAGGAAACATTTCTTTTGACAATGAAAGAACTTCGGTTGAATCAAATCAAACGTCAGCAAAAACTAGGACTAGATTTAATTACGGTTGGTGATTTTACGTTTTATGATCGGATGCTTGATTTAGCTGTCATGTTTGGGTTAGTTCCGGAGCGGTATAAGTGGGACGGAAAACAAATCGATCTATCATTATATTATGCTATGGCAAGAGGAGCGAATGATGTTGTCGCTTGTGAAATGACGAAATGGTTTAACACGAACTATCATTATATTGTACCTGAATATGAAGACAAACCTTTAACATTACAACGAAACTATATTCTTGATTCTTTTGTAGAGGCAAAAGAAGAGCTAGGAATTCTGACAAAGCCAACTATAATTGGGCCATATACATTTGTCCAGCTTGCAAAAGGGTACACAAAACAATCAAAACCTTCTTTTTATTTAAAGCTATTGCCTCTTTATGCACAAATATTGCAACAGTTAGTTGATGCAGGAGCTACGTGGATTCAAATTGAAGAGCCTGCTTTAGTCTTCACATTACAAGAGGAAGATGTGAAATTAGTACAAGAACTATATAAGCAACTCGTACATGAAGTACCAGCAGCTAACATTATGTTACAAACTTATTTTGAAGCTTTATCAGCGTATGAACAACTTGTTTCATTACCAGTTGCAGGAATCGGTTTAGACTTTACTTGCGGTGGAAAAGAAAACATGGCCTCATTGCGAAAATACGGATTCCCACAAGATAAAGTATTAGGAATTGGAGTTGTTAATGGTCGCGATATTTGGCGAGCGAATTTAGCTGAAAAAGAAATGATTACAAAGGCCGTGCTCTCGTTAAGTCAAGCCACAAATGTTTGGGTTCAGTCGTCTTGTAGCTTACAACATGTTCCAGTCACAACAAAAAGTGAAACAGAACTAGACAACACATTAAAAGAAGCATTATCGTTTGCGGATGAAAAAATCTTGGAACTTACTCAAATAACAAGCTATATTTGTGATGAAAATTGGGTTGGGAAGGAAAAAATATCTGAAAGCATGATAGCGACCGAAGCATTAGCTCAACATGAAGCAAGAAATAATAAGCAAGTTCAAACCCTTGTTTCAGAAGTGCAGCCACATCATTTTACAAGGAAGATGGATTATAAAGAGCGTCGTGCACTACAGCAGAAGAAATTGCAATTACCTGATTTTCCAACAACAACGATCGGAAGTTTTCCACAATCATCTGAAGTGAAAAAAACGCGAGCCGCTTGGCGTAGAAATGAAATTACCGATGATGCGTATGCAGACTTCGTAAGACAGGAAACAGCAAGATGGATTCAAATCCAAGAAGAAATCGGTCTAGATGTATTCGTTCATGGCGAGTTTGAAAGAACGGATATGGTCGAATATTTCGGTGAAAAATTAAGTGGCTTTGCTTTTACAATAAATGGTTGGGTTGTATCCTACGGGTCTCGTTGCGTGAAACCACCTATTATATATGGAGATGTGGAATGGACAACACCGATGACAGTTAAGGAAGTACTAGAAGCACAACAAAGGACAACAAAGCCTGTCAAAGGTATGCTAACGGGACCGGTTACAATTTTGAACTGGTCATTTGTGAGAGATGATTTATCCCGAGAACAAGTAGCCTATCAGCTTGCACTTGCATTAAGAGAAGAGATTCAAGCACTTGAAGATGTAGGCATATCGATTATTCAAGTAGATGAACCAGCATTACGAGAAGGATTACCATTACGGAAAGAAAACGAGGAGAACTATATTAGCTGGAGTGTTCAAGCTTTTAAATTAGCAACTTCTCGTGTGAAAAATGACACGCAAATCCATACACATATGTGCTATTGCGAATTTAATGATTTTATTGAACCTATTCGTAATCTTGATGCAGATGTGATTTCGATCGAAACATCAAGAAGTCACGGTGAATTCATTGAATCGTTAAAAGAAAATCCATATGAACTAGGTATCGGTTTAGGAGTGTATGATATTCATAGTCCACGTGTCCCAAGTGTGGAAGAAATGGACGTCATTTTACAAGAAAGTTTAGCTGTTATCTCGAAAGAGCAATTTTGGGTTAATCCTGATTGCGGATTAAAAACACGGCAAGAAAAAGAAACAATTGCTTCTTTACAAAACATGGTAGCTGCTGCGAAAAGACTACGAACTGAGAAGCACCAGCAAGTGTAATAAAAGCAGAAAAAATCTACTGCGACTAGCAGTAGATTTTTTCTGTTAGAAGTCACTCTTAATTTCCTATTTTTGTAACTTGGTGACTGTGGGATAATCTTTTCATAAATCGATGCCAGAGTGAATGGAGATAGTATGGAGAATGTATTGTTTTTATTGATTATCACACTGATTAGTATTATTTATTATATTTACCTAATTAAAAAAATGTCTCCAAGTGAAAAAGAGCAATTGAAAGCAGAATGGCAAACACCAACCGAAGCTTTGAAATTGAGCGTAGTGATTATTGGGGTTTTCTTATTTTATTCAGGGTTAATTTTAAAAATAAAGCCACTCCTTATCATAGCTTTCTTTCTTTCGCTCCCACATTTCATATTTTTTGTTCACGAAGAGTGGAAAGAAAAGAAGAGCAAGGGAAGGTTTATCTATAAAATTGGATTATTAATCGGGATTGTTTTATTCATTTATTTGTATTAAACTGTTCCGACCGTATACATCCAATACAATATCTGCATACGATTTATCATCGAGACGAACCTCATAACGCCAAATCCCGCCGTAAGGAACTTCAATATAAGCAGTATAACGCTCTAATGAGGAATAACCCGATGGTGGTTCAGAAATTTCTTTAGGGGCTACAGCAATAATAGATTCTCCCGTTTCTTTATTATGTAGATAAATAGCTAGTTCTTTTCCTTTAAAGGTTTCGAACGGTGCGGTGAAGTGGAACAGATATCCGAGTGATTCCCCCGCTACTAACCCTGTGTCTGGATAGACTTGAAGCAGCGTTTCCCCATTTTCTTCATATGAATCGCGAATGTCCCAATTAATATTTTCCTGATCGATAGCTTGATTTGAGCAAGCACTTCCTAAGAAACATAACAGTATAAATAACATCCAACTAAACCTTGTCATCACAATATCCCTCCTTGTTTAGAAATATAGACGAACCTAACTGCATTTTGTTTCAGGCAATTGTCAATAAGCTAGAGAATCGGTTCACGTCGAACTTTATGAAAGATAGTGTGATAAATCATTCAGTCGTTCTTTTCGAAATTGATAAAGGAAATAATCTTGTTTACTTGGACGCATTCTAAGCAAACCAGCTGAACGTAATAAAAGCAAATGGTGGTGGATATTTCCTTTCGTCATTCCCATTACCTCGACTAGTTCGGTAAATGTCTTTTCTTCTGTTTTTATATGTTGAATCATCTGTAACCGCTTTTGTTCAGCTAATGCTTTGGTAATTAGCAATGTTTCTTGTTCGTCATGTAAAGCACAAGGAAATGTGATGAATGCTTTTTTGCCAAAAATGTCATGCAAAGATAAAGGCCGGAAATGCCATGTTGGAATGAGCGTTATGTTTGTAAGTTCATAGTTATCAAAAACAAGCCCTTTAGAGAGCGCTTCAATTTTTCGATAGGTATTTTTAGAAAAATCCATAGTCGTAGCTTGTGTAACATTTTTTTGTATGATAAAACCGATTTCATGTTCGATGGATTGAAAATACTCTTTATACCATTTAGATAAAAGGGAGACGTGTAATCGTCGACGTTTATCTAAATTGGGAGGAATTTTCTTTTTGTTCGTAGCAAAAGGAGCTATTATTTCATAGAGCTCCCCAACAGAAAGCTTCGATAGCCAAT
It contains:
- a CDS encoding cupin domain-containing protein, which produces MYYERWSNGNDDWTQPSMEDPLLYRLKQDSEELELYYRLAQIAPNHHQKKKLTETMEEKKQQLNDATNHYVTVTGRQPDFQFEPIVFHSFQDGLQKLKQTKVDYRSRSNRADSTRKTDYGSEPFVVNIEQATKQNNTFRTAIWTGEHLQVTLMSIDVGDDIGLELHPDVDQFLRVEHGLGLVQMGDSEHHLNFLERVSNDDVILVPAGKWHNLTNIGNVPLKLYSIYAPPEHPYGTVHETKAVAMAAEHRG
- the abc-f gene encoding ribosomal protection-like ABC-F family protein, translating into MKELLRLQNISVEINDFVLFEKVTANVQQGDRIGIIGKNGSGKTTLLQLLHNELTPTNGEINFVQTDIMITIVEQETETYTFYDMTPQEEKLLDKWAVPNHDFSSLSGGEKLKARLAKGFAHDTDLLLLDEPTNHLDEQSVETLAKYMKDFKGTIVFVSHDRYFLDLIATKIWSLENQTLFSHKGNYSSYIEARTERRQTQQREYEKQQKRIDQIEGQIKELTSWSTKAHAQSTKQEGFKEYYRAKAKRMDTQVKSKQRRLENELNKAKVERPEDEYIVTFAMNAKQKQGKRFLEVKQLRKSINERLLFQDASFTIGHGEKVAIIGPNGSGKTTLLNLITGADKADDGVIWISPSANIGYLTQEVFDLPLEQTPAQLFYQETFAARGHVQNIMRHLGFSATQWTEPISHMSMGERVKCKLMKFILEEKDVLILDEPTNHLDLASREQLEDTLSQYQGTLLVVSHDRYFIEKTTTAKLVIANESIQKKLQESAPQQDETEQLRLQLETERQEVLGKLSFLTPDHKDYSQLDQRFNELTLQIKQL
- a CDS encoding DUF6609 family protein, with product MSSVVEYNTQRTCGVWLFYIGSIIIVAALLGRELLIQPFILGFGFFIGYIGIFSFPYVNRKLAYGKSSKFQDRMDNLSVIVNVILCTLCGWLIGFSDLRLLWLCIFLAVGFHFFGFYFSQGKVMLWLAALTMINAAAGLLFASIPFLIFALIDGLIKIVFGVKMLQMKQQVKKNKADTVSIS
- the metE gene encoding 5-methyltetrahydropteroyltriglutamate--homocysteine S-methyltransferase → MNLLSTTIGYPYIGEKREWKRCVESYWKGNMDEETFLLTMKELRLNQIKRQQKLGLDLITVGDFTFYDRMLDLAVMFGLVPERYKWDGKQIDLSLYYAMARGANDVVACEMTKWFNTNYHYIVPEYEDKPLTLQRNYILDSFVEAKEELGILTKPTIIGPYTFVQLAKGYTKQSKPSFYLKLLPLYAQILQQLVDAGATWIQIEEPALVFTLQEEDVKLVQELYKQLVHEVPAANIMLQTYFEALSAYEQLVSLPVAGIGLDFTCGGKENMASLRKYGFPQDKVLGIGVVNGRDIWRANLAEKEMITKAVLSLSQATNVWVQSSCSLQHVPVTTKSETELDNTLKEALSFADEKILELTQITSYICDENWVGKEKISESMIATEALAQHEARNNKQVQTLVSEVQPHHFTRKMDYKERRALQQKKLQLPDFPTTTIGSFPQSSEVKKTRAAWRRNEITDDAYADFVRQETARWIQIQEEIGLDVFVHGEFERTDMVEYFGEKLSGFAFTINGWVVSYGSRCVKPPIIYGDVEWTTPMTVKEVLEAQQRTTKPVKGMLTGPVTILNWSFVRDDLSREQVAYQLALALREEIQALEDVGISIIQVDEPALREGLPLRKENEENYISWSVQAFKLATSRVKNDTQIHTHMCYCEFNDFIEPIRNLDADVISIETSRSHGEFIESLKENPYELGIGLGVYDIHSPRVPSVEEMDVILQESLAVISKEQFWVNPDCGLKTRQEKETIASLQNMVAAAKRLRTEKHQQV
- a CDS encoding winged helix-turn-helix domain-containing protein codes for the protein MNVSLLHSLHYEVLLSFSLYKRQTHLKYLTISKEWYEQTKKNISSELHDEIISLEDLEFEDFSVFLIEETPYKTDFHAYMNWLSKLSVGELYEIIAPFATNKKKIPPNLDKRRRLHVSLLSKWYKEYFQSIEHEIGFIIQKNVTQATTMDFSKNTYRKIEALSKGLVFDNYELTNITLIPTWHFRPLSLHDIFGKKAFITFPCALHDEQETLLITKALAEQKRLQMIQHIKTEEKTFTELVEVMGMTKGNIHHHLLLLRSAGLLRMRPSKQDYFLYQFRKERLNDLSHYLS